The proteins below come from a single Procambarus clarkii isolate CNS0578487 chromosome 54, FALCON_Pclarkii_2.0, whole genome shotgun sequence genomic window:
- the LOC138352734 gene encoding uncharacterized protein, producing MLKVGITSRFKITLKITLKITFKITFKITLKITLKITFKITFKITLKITLKITSKITFKITLKITLKITFKITLKITLKITLKITSKITFKITLKITLKITFKITLKITFKITLKITLKITLKMTFKITFKITLKITLKITLKITLKITLKITFKAGRILGLMINRKRIKNPRKGPTNPSQISLRDT from the coding sequence ATGCTTAAAGTGGGCATCACCTCAAGgttcaagataaccctcaagataacactcaagataaccttcaagataaccttcaagataaccctcaagataaccctcaagataaccttcaagataaccttcaagataaccctcaagataacactcaagataacctccaagaTAAccttcaagataaccctcaagataaccctcaagataaccttcaagataaccctcaagataaccctcaagataaccctcaagataacctccaagaTAAccttcaagataaccctcaagataaccctcaagataaccttcaagataaccctcaagataaccttcaagataaccctcaagataacaCTCAAGATAACACTCAAGATGACCTTCAAGATAAccttcaagataaccctcaagataacactcaagataaccctcaagataaccctcaagataaccctcaagataaccttcaaggcaggcagaatactgggactcatgaTCAATAGAAAACGGATCAAAAATCcacgtaagggaccgactaacccGAGCCAAATTAGCCTTAGGGACACCTAG